A single genomic interval of Plodia interpunctella isolate USDA-ARS_2022_Savannah chromosome 16, ilPloInte3.2, whole genome shotgun sequence harbors:
- the LOC128676417 gene encoding lysozyme-like, whose translation MLKVAVFLLLTAVGLTQAKTFTRCGLVKELRRQGFPESKMTNWVCLVENESGRRTDITSKVNTNGSRDYGLFQINDKYWCSKTSTPGKDCNVTCRQLLTDDITKASTCAKKIYKRHGFLAWYGWRNHCQGKPLPDISKC comes from the exons ATGCTGAAAGTAGCcgtttttttgttgttgacaGCCGTGGGTCTGACCCAGGCTAAAACGTTCACGAGGTGTGGCTTGGTTAAGGAACTTAGGAGGCAAGGATTCCCAGAGAGCAAAATGACtaatt GGGTATGCCTTGTGGAGAACGAAAGCGgcagacggacagacataaCAAGCAAAGTGAACACCAACGGGTCCAGAGACTACGGCCTGTTCCAGATAAATGACAAGTACTGGTGCAGCAAAACAAGCACTCCGGGCAAAGACTGCAACGTCACATGTCGTC AACTATTGACCGACGACATCACCAAGGCGAGCACTTGCGCCAAGAAGATCTACAAGCGTCACGGGTTCTTGGCCTGGTACGGTTGGCGTAACCACTGCCAGGGCAAGCCCCTGCCTGACATCAGCAAGTGTTGA